One genomic segment of Amycolatopsis sp. Hca4 includes these proteins:
- the shbA gene encoding RNA polymerase sigma factor ShbA, producing MPRPGGRLTKEDLDPLVKDAGEGNPAAIHSLLQMIEPVVVRYCRARMGGRDLSYLSADDVAQEVCLAVLKALPDYQDRGGSFLYLVHAIAANKVADAYRAVARDRSEPVPELPEHPLSAGNEPESHALHLDLGARLGKLLAALPRVQQEILTLRIAVGFSATETAEALGISAGNVRVTQHRALTRLRGMIRDDEF from the coding sequence TTGCCCCGCCCGGGCGGACGGCTCACCAAGGAGGACCTGGACCCGCTCGTGAAGGACGCGGGCGAGGGCAACCCGGCGGCGATCCACTCGCTGCTGCAGATGATCGAGCCGGTGGTGGTCCGCTACTGCCGCGCGCGCATGGGCGGCCGCGACCTGTCCTACCTGTCGGCCGACGACGTCGCCCAGGAAGTCTGCCTGGCCGTGCTCAAGGCCCTGCCCGACTACCAGGACCGCGGCGGCTCCTTCCTCTACCTGGTCCACGCGATCGCCGCCAACAAGGTCGCCGACGCCTACCGCGCCGTCGCCCGCGACCGCTCCGAGCCCGTCCCCGAGCTCCCGGAGCACCCGCTGAGCGCCGGCAACGAGCCGGAGAGCCACGCCCTGCACCTCGACCTCGGCGCCCGCCTCGGCAAGCTGCTCGCCGCCCTGCCCCGGGTGCAGCAGGAGATCCTGACCCTGCGCATCGCCGTCGGCTTCTCGGCGACCGAAACCGCCGAGGCCCTCGGCATCTCCGCGGGCAACGTCCGCGTCACGCAGCACCGCGCCCTGACCCGCCTGCGCGGCATGATCCGCGACGACGAGTTCTGA
- a CDS encoding amidohydrolase, with translation MIDAHHHLWDPVRREYPWLAGTAMDPIRRPYTVDDLRAVTEAAGVHATVLVQTVSSDEETAEFLATAVAEPVIAGVVGWADLTAPDLADRLAALEGPLVGLRHQVEGEPDDDWLLRPAVVAGLSTVAAAGLAFDLLVRPAQLPAAAELALRLPELRLVLDHAAKPPIATGEWEPWASGVAALAARENVVCKLSGLVTEADWTGWEVGHLRRYVDHVLDVFGPERLLFGSDWPVCELAASYEVVLDAAVALTGALSDAERLAVFEHNARAVYGLDAGEAAYSRG, from the coding sequence GTGATCGACGCGCACCACCACCTGTGGGATCCGGTGCGGCGCGAGTACCCGTGGCTGGCGGGGACGGCCATGGACCCGATCCGCCGCCCGTACACCGTCGACGACCTGCGCGCGGTGACCGAGGCGGCGGGAGTCCACGCGACGGTCCTGGTCCAGACGGTGTCCTCGGACGAGGAAACGGCGGAGTTCCTCGCGACCGCGGTCGCGGAGCCGGTGATCGCGGGCGTGGTCGGCTGGGCCGACCTGACGGCTCCGGACCTCGCGGACCGGCTGGCCGCCCTCGAGGGGCCCCTGGTGGGTCTCCGCCACCAGGTGGAGGGCGAGCCGGACGACGACTGGCTGCTGCGGCCGGCCGTGGTCGCCGGGTTGAGCACGGTCGCGGCCGCGGGCCTGGCGTTCGACCTGCTGGTCCGTCCCGCGCAACTGCCGGCCGCGGCCGAGCTGGCGCTGCGCCTGCCGGAGCTGCGCCTGGTCCTCGACCACGCGGCGAAGCCCCCGATCGCGACGGGGGAGTGGGAGCCGTGGGCGTCCGGCGTCGCCGCGCTGGCGGCGCGCGAGAACGTCGTGTGCAAGCTGTCCGGGCTGGTCACCGAAGCGGATTGGACGGGCTGGGAGGTCGGGCACCTGCGCCGGTACGTCGACCACGTGCTCGACGTCTTCGGCCCGGAGCGCCTGCTGTTCGGCTCGGACTGGCCGGTCTGCGAGCTGGCGGCGTCCTACGAGGTGGTGCTCGACGCGGCCGTCGCACTGACGGGGGCGCTGTCGGACGCCGAGCGGCTGGCCGTCTTCGAGCACAACGCCCGGGCGGTGTACGGGTTGGACGCGGGCGAGGCGGCCTACTCCAGGGGGTGA
- a CDS encoding aldo/keto reductase, giving the protein MELSLSPLGLGCAQLGNLYHAISDETAAATVRRAWEEGVRYFDTAPHYGLGLSEARLGAALRAYPRDEYVLSTKVGRVLEPNPDGAGARDDQGFAVPAAYKRRWDFSRDGVLRSLDDSLTRLGLDRVDIVYVHDPDDHFEEALSGAFPALRELREQGVIGAFGAGMNQAPMLAEFVRRTDLDVLLVAGRYTLLDQPALDELFPLCAERDVRVVVGGAFNGGILATAEPGRVYDYAEAPAELVERAGRIAEICARYGVELPEAALALPMAHPTVASVVVGAHDPDQVAVNARRARTVVPPSLWTELIDAGLLRADVVIAEGVS; this is encoded by the coding sequence TTGGAACTGTCCCTGTCCCCCCTGGGGCTCGGCTGCGCGCAGCTGGGCAACCTGTACCACGCGATCAGCGACGAGACGGCGGCCGCGACCGTCCGGCGCGCGTGGGAGGAGGGCGTCCGCTACTTCGACACCGCGCCGCACTACGGCCTCGGCCTGTCCGAGGCCCGGCTCGGCGCGGCGCTGCGGGCGTACCCGCGGGACGAGTACGTGCTGTCGACGAAGGTCGGCCGTGTGCTGGAACCGAACCCGGACGGTGCCGGCGCCCGCGACGACCAGGGCTTCGCCGTCCCGGCCGCCTACAAGCGCCGGTGGGACTTCAGCCGTGACGGCGTCCTGCGCTCCCTGGACGACAGCCTGACCCGGCTCGGGCTCGACCGCGTCGACATCGTCTACGTCCACGATCCCGACGACCACTTCGAGGAGGCGCTGTCGGGGGCGTTCCCGGCGTTGCGCGAGCTGCGGGAGCAGGGCGTGATCGGCGCGTTCGGGGCCGGGATGAACCAGGCGCCGATGCTGGCCGAGTTCGTCCGGCGCACCGACCTGGACGTCCTGCTGGTGGCCGGCCGCTACACGCTGCTCGACCAGCCCGCGCTGGACGAGCTGTTCCCGCTGTGTGCCGAGCGGGACGTCCGCGTGGTGGTCGGCGGCGCGTTCAACGGCGGCATCCTGGCGACCGCCGAACCCGGCCGCGTCTACGACTACGCCGAGGCGCCGGCGGAGCTGGTCGAGCGGGCCGGGCGGATCGCGGAGATCTGCGCGCGGTACGGCGTCGAGCTGCCGGAAGCCGCGCTGGCGCTGCCGATGGCGCATCCCACGGTGGCGTCGGTGGTCGTCGGCGCGCACGACCCGGACCAGGTCGCGGTCAACGCCCGGCGGGCGCGGACGGTGGTGCCGCCGTCGCTGTGGACCGAGCTGATCGACGCGGGCCTGCTGCGCGCCGACGTCGTCATCGCCGAAGGTGTCTCGTGA
- a CDS encoding FadR/GntR family transcriptional regulator has product MPVTDVAIDKIKDMIISGELAPGDRLPKEAELAQRLGLSRSSLREAVKALCLIRVLDVRQGDGTYVTSLEPNLLLDAMTFVVDFHRDDTVLDFLAVRRILEPAATALAALHMSDDDIAELGALLSELEDSPTVEALVANDLQFHRKIADGSGNPVLCSLLDSLSGPTARARIWRGLTQEGAVAKTREQHTAIYEAIAAREPELARSWATVHVAGVEQWLRNALGTADDPTVPDADEGPAAEAS; this is encoded by the coding sequence ATGCCCGTCACCGATGTCGCGATCGACAAGATCAAGGACATGATCATCTCCGGCGAGCTGGCGCCCGGCGACCGGCTGCCGAAGGAGGCCGAGCTGGCCCAGCGGCTCGGGCTCTCGCGCAGTTCCCTGCGGGAGGCCGTCAAGGCGTTGTGCCTGATCAGGGTGCTCGACGTCCGCCAGGGCGACGGCACGTACGTCACCAGCCTCGAGCCCAACCTGCTGCTCGACGCGATGACCTTCGTCGTCGACTTCCACCGCGACGACACCGTCCTCGACTTCCTGGCCGTGCGCCGGATCCTCGAGCCCGCCGCGACCGCGCTGGCCGCGCTGCACATGAGCGACGACGACATCGCGGAGCTGGGCGCGCTGCTCAGCGAGCTGGAGGACTCGCCGACCGTGGAGGCGCTGGTGGCCAACGACCTGCAGTTCCACCGCAAGATCGCCGACGGCTCCGGCAACCCGGTGCTCTGCTCGCTGCTCGACAGCCTCTCCGGGCCGACCGCCCGCGCCCGGATCTGGCGCGGCCTCACCCAGGAGGGCGCGGTCGCCAAGACCCGCGAACAGCACACGGCGATCTACGAGGCCATCGCCGCGCGCGAGCCGGAGCTGGCCCGCTCGTGGGCGACCGTGCACGTCGCGGGCGTGGAGCAGTGGCTGCGCAACGCACTGGGCACCGCGGACGACCCGACGGTGCCCGATGCGGACGAGGGGCCGGCCGCGGAAGCCTCCTGA
- a CDS encoding ABC transporter permease: MTDVMTSPQTSLPAPPRRRKAVWLRELALLPALVVVFVIGGLVDDTFVGWSNIVSILTASAALSLVVLGESLVLITGKFDLSLESTMGLAPALGAMVVIPAASAGFGVELPAALGLLVIPLCGALVGFVNGFLIVKLKLNAFIVTLAMLTVLRGVQVGSTKGKTLFNLPDSFTNLATTTFAGLPMSVWLAALLFAVAGWVLRYHRVGRALYAIGGNREAARAAGVRVDRIAWAVFVVAGILAAIGGLAYTGYVGALGANQGSGMILQVFAAAVIGGVSLDGGKGTLVGALTGVLLLSSVSSLLNYAHVTAEWQGAIYGAIILVALIIARYAGGKPQT; encoded by the coding sequence GTGACCGACGTGATGACCTCTCCCCAGACCTCGCTGCCCGCGCCTCCCCGGCGGCGCAAGGCCGTCTGGCTGCGTGAACTCGCGCTCCTGCCCGCCCTGGTCGTGGTGTTCGTGATCGGCGGCCTGGTCGACGACACGTTCGTCGGCTGGAGCAACATCGTCAGCATCCTGACCGCGTCGGCCGCGCTGTCGCTGGTCGTGCTGGGCGAGTCGCTGGTGCTGATCACCGGGAAGTTCGACCTGTCGCTGGAATCCACCATGGGCCTGGCGCCCGCGCTGGGCGCGATGGTGGTGATCCCGGCGGCGTCGGCCGGCTTCGGCGTCGAACTGCCCGCCGCGCTCGGCCTGCTGGTCATCCCGCTGTGCGGGGCTTTGGTCGGGTTCGTCAACGGCTTCCTGATCGTGAAGCTGAAGCTGAACGCCTTCATCGTCACCCTGGCCATGCTCACCGTGCTGCGCGGCGTGCAGGTCGGCTCGACCAAGGGCAAGACGCTGTTCAACCTGCCGGACTCGTTCACGAATCTGGCGACGACGACGTTCGCGGGGCTGCCGATGTCGGTGTGGCTGGCCGCGCTGCTGTTCGCCGTGGCGGGCTGGGTGCTGCGCTACCACCGCGTCGGCCGCGCGCTGTACGCGATCGGCGGCAACCGCGAAGCGGCGCGGGCGGCGGGTGTCCGCGTCGACCGGATCGCGTGGGCGGTGTTCGTCGTCGCCGGGATCCTGGCCGCGATCGGCGGGCTCGCCTACACCGGGTACGTCGGTGCGCTGGGCGCCAACCAGGGCTCCGGGATGATCCTGCAGGTGTTCGCGGCGGCGGTGATCGGCGGCGTCTCGCTCGACGGCGGCAAGGGCACCCTCGTCGGTGCCCTCACCGGCGTCCTGCTGCTGTCCTCGGTGTCCAGCCTGCTCAACTACGCGCACGTCACGGCGGAGTGGCAGGGCGCGATCTACGGCGCCATCATCCTGGTCGCGCTGATCATCGCCCGGTACGCGGGCGGAAAGCCGCAGACCTGA
- a CDS encoding sugar ABC transporter ATP-binding protein — translation MTALPAGEPAAGVVSAHGVGKRYGPTVALHDVSLTVHPGESHALVGRNGAGKSTLVSILTGLSATDTGHVEFGGAPAPPLTRQDDWKARVACVYQHAMVVPQLTVAENLFLNRQSGGGFSIGWKSLRRKARELLESWDVHVDVDTPAGDLSVEDRQFVEIARALSYGARFIVLDEPTAQLDSQAIERLFERMRQMQAGGVTFLFISHHLHEVYEVCQAVTVLRDAKHVLTAPVSEVGRAELVDAMTGEPGGLSVRDAASREALDADAAEILAVDGLSGDGFRDVSFRLRRGEVVGLAGSNASGKHQVAETVYGLRTPSAGTIRVDGSPLRPGDIPAALRAGIGCVPRDRHHEGLVLEHSIADNATMSILDKLGRGGIASPSTRYAKAAQALKDYDIVAAGADQPVSDLSGGNQQKVVLARALLSDPRVVVLINPTAGVDVKSKEALLAVVDRVRAEGKAVLIVSDELDDLRLSDRVLVLRAGAVVAEHQAGWSDGDLVADIEGVELS, via the coding sequence GTGACCGCGCTGCCCGCCGGCGAACCCGCCGCCGGAGTGGTCAGCGCGCACGGTGTCGGGAAGCGCTACGGCCCGACCGTGGCCCTGCACGACGTCAGCCTCACCGTGCACCCCGGCGAGTCGCACGCGCTCGTCGGGCGCAACGGGGCCGGCAAGTCGACGCTCGTCTCCATCCTCACCGGCCTGTCCGCCACGGACACCGGGCACGTCGAGTTCGGCGGCGCGCCGGCCCCGCCCCTGACCAGGCAGGACGACTGGAAGGCGCGGGTCGCCTGCGTGTACCAGCACGCGATGGTCGTCCCGCAGCTCACCGTCGCCGAGAACCTGTTCCTCAACCGGCAGTCCGGCGGCGGGTTCTCGATCGGCTGGAAGTCGTTGCGGCGCAAGGCCCGCGAGCTCCTGGAGTCGTGGGACGTGCACGTCGACGTCGACACCCCGGCCGGAGACCTCTCGGTCGAAGACCGGCAGTTCGTCGAGATCGCCCGCGCGCTGTCCTACGGCGCCCGGTTCATCGTCCTCGACGAGCCGACCGCGCAGCTGGACAGCCAGGCCATCGAGCGGCTCTTCGAGCGGATGCGCCAGATGCAGGCGGGCGGGGTGACGTTCCTGTTCATCTCCCACCACCTGCACGAGGTGTACGAGGTCTGCCAGGCGGTGACCGTGCTGCGCGACGCGAAGCACGTGCTCACCGCACCGGTCTCGGAGGTGGGCCGCGCGGAGCTGGTCGACGCGATGACCGGCGAACCAGGCGGCCTGTCGGTCCGGGACGCCGCTTCGCGGGAGGCGCTCGACGCGGACGCCGCGGAGATCCTTGCGGTGGACGGGCTGTCCGGCGACGGCTTCCGGGACGTCTCGTTCCGGCTCCGCCGCGGGGAAGTAGTGGGTCTCGCCGGCAGCAACGCCAGCGGGAAGCACCAGGTCGCCGAGACGGTCTACGGCCTGCGGACGCCGTCGGCGGGCACGATCCGCGTCGACGGCTCGCCGCTGCGGCCCGGCGACATCCCGGCGGCGCTGCGGGCCGGGATCGGCTGCGTGCCGCGCGACCGGCACCACGAGGGCCTGGTCCTGGAGCACTCGATCGCCGACAACGCCACCATGTCCATTCTGGACAAACTGGGCCGCGGCGGGATCGCGTCCCCGTCGACGCGGTACGCGAAAGCGGCGCAGGCGCTGAAGGACTACGACATCGTGGCCGCGGGCGCCGACCAGCCGGTGTCGGACCTCTCCGGCGGCAACCAGCAGAAGGTCGTGCTGGCCCGGGCGCTGCTGAGCGACCCGCGGGTGGTCGTGCTGATCAACCCGACCGCCGGGGTGGACGTGAAGTCGAAGGAGGCGCTGCTCGCGGTCGTCGACCGGGTGCGCGCCGAGGGCAAGGCGGTGCTGATCGTCAGCGACGAGCTCGACGACCTGCGCCTGAGCGACCGCGTCCTGGTGCTGCGCGCCGGGGCCGTGGTCGCCGAACACCAGGCCGGGTGGTCCGACGGCGACCTCGTGGCCGACATCGAAGGAGTCGAGCTTTCGTGA
- a CDS encoding sugar ABC transporter substrate-binding protein: protein MRAVLFQKRAIKVAAVAACGLVLAACGSTKDNAAAPAAGGGAGGKVGATLPLLTSPFWQAYNNYVPKMAKEEGVDVLPTVNADSDPAKLITDIGTFLNQGVKGLVVTPLDSAAIVAGLKQAENKGVPVVAVDVAPESGKVAMVVRADNKAYGTKACEAIGEKVKSGKVVQIMGDLASVNGRDRSEAFRDCMKSKYPGIQVLEIPAEWKADKASSGLDSMLTANPDIKGVYMQAGGVYLAPTEQALKRKNLFFPVGDPKHIVLVSNDGIPQELAAIRAGELDATVSQPADAYAKYGLYWLKKAMAGETFKAGPTDHGSTIVEISPGILEDQLPAPVITKDNVDDKALWGNNL from the coding sequence GTGCGCGCTGTGCTGTTCCAAAAGAGGGCGATCAAGGTGGCCGCGGTGGCCGCCTGCGGCCTGGTGCTGGCCGCCTGCGGGTCCACCAAGGACAATGCCGCGGCGCCCGCGGCGGGCGGTGGCGCGGGCGGCAAGGTCGGCGCGACGCTGCCCCTGCTGACCTCGCCGTTCTGGCAGGCCTACAACAACTACGTGCCCAAGATGGCCAAGGAGGAGGGCGTCGACGTCCTCCCGACGGTCAACGCCGACAGCGACCCCGCGAAGCTGATCACCGACATCGGCACCTTCCTCAACCAGGGCGTCAAGGGCCTGGTCGTGACGCCGCTGGACTCCGCCGCGATCGTCGCCGGGCTCAAGCAGGCCGAAAACAAGGGCGTGCCGGTCGTCGCGGTCGACGTCGCGCCCGAGAGCGGCAAGGTGGCGATGGTGGTGCGGGCCGACAACAAGGCGTACGGCACCAAGGCGTGCGAAGCGATCGGGGAGAAGGTCAAGTCCGGCAAGGTCGTGCAGATCATGGGCGACCTCGCCTCGGTCAACGGCCGCGACCGCTCGGAAGCCTTCCGCGACTGCATGAAGTCGAAGTACCCCGGCATCCAGGTGCTGGAGATCCCGGCGGAGTGGAAGGCCGACAAGGCGTCCTCCGGCCTGGACAGCATGCTGACCGCGAACCCGGACATCAAGGGCGTCTACATGCAGGCCGGCGGGGTCTACCTGGCCCCGACCGAGCAGGCCCTCAAGCGCAAGAACCTGTTCTTCCCGGTCGGGGACCCGAAGCACATCGTGCTCGTGTCCAACGACGGCATCCCGCAGGAGCTGGCCGCGATCCGCGCCGGCGAGCTGGACGCCACCGTGTCCCAGCCGGCCGACGCCTACGCGAAGTACGGCCTGTACTGGCTGAAGAAGGCCATGGCGGGCGAGACGTTCAAGGCCGGGCCGACCGACCACGGCAGCACCATCGTCGAGATCAGCCCCGGCATCCTCGAGGACCAGCTGCCCGCGCCCGTCATCACCAAGGACAACGTGGACGACAAGGCCCTCTGGGGGAACAACCTGTGA
- a CDS encoding SDR family NAD(P)-dependent oxidoreductase, with translation MSEFEGLVAAVTGGASGIGKAAADLLTERGAQVAVLDLKPGDDGFRCDVSSDDEVRRAIDAVVERFGRLDILVNNAGIGAQGDVTGNDDDEWHRVFDVNVVGMVRLARAALPHLKNSPSAAIVNTCSIAAWAGLPNRALYSASKGAVLSLTLAMATDHLPDGIRVNCVCPGTADTPWVGRLLDAAEDPAAERAALAARQPMGRLVTAGEVANAIAYLASPLSASTTGTALAVDGGMYGLRPRGPVHHD, from the coding sequence GTGAGTGAATTCGAGGGCCTGGTGGCCGCCGTCACCGGAGGCGCCTCGGGCATCGGCAAGGCCGCCGCGGACCTGCTCACCGAGCGCGGCGCGCAGGTGGCGGTCCTGGACCTGAAGCCGGGTGACGACGGCTTCCGCTGCGACGTCTCCTCCGACGACGAAGTGCGCAGGGCGATCGACGCCGTCGTGGAACGCTTCGGCCGCCTGGACATCCTGGTCAACAACGCCGGGATCGGCGCGCAGGGCGACGTCACGGGCAACGACGACGACGAGTGGCACCGCGTGTTCGACGTCAACGTCGTCGGCATGGTCCGGCTCGCCCGCGCCGCGCTGCCGCACCTGAAGAACTCGCCGTCCGCGGCGATCGTCAACACCTGCTCCATCGCGGCCTGGGCCGGCCTGCCCAACCGCGCGCTCTACTCGGCCAGCAAGGGCGCGGTGCTCTCGCTGACCCTGGCCATGGCGACCGACCACCTGCCCGACGGGATCCGCGTCAACTGCGTGTGCCCCGGGACGGCGGACACCCCGTGGGTCGGCCGCCTGCTCGACGCCGCCGAAGATCCGGCGGCCGAACGCGCGGCGCTGGCCGCGCGCCAGCCGATGGGCCGGCTGGTGACCGCCGGCGAGGTCGCGAACGCCATCGCCTACCTCGCCAGCCCCCTCTCCGCCTCGACCACCGGCACCGCCCTCGCGGTCGACGGCGGCATGTACGGCCTGCGTCCTCGCGGCCCCGTGCACCACGACTAG
- a CDS encoding enolase C-terminal domain-like protein: protein MAKIIGMEVLDVRFPTSRELDGSDAMNPDPDYSAAYVVLHADEGPDGYGLAFTIGRGNDVQAAAIRALAPHVVGRDVPEDAAALGDLSRTLVGDSQFRWLGPEKGVAHMAVGAVVNAAWDLAARRANLPVWRFAARMTPEELVSLVDFRYLSDALTEADALDILRRAEPGRAERAEQLEAHGYRAYSTSPGWLGYADAKLVRLAEQAVADGFGMIKLKVGGNLEDDVRRMKLARETVGPDVRIAVDANQRWDVRAAVDWMTELAPYDPYWIEEPTSPDDVLGHAAIAKALAPIRVATGEHVQNRVVFKQLLQANAISVLQLDAARVGGFTENLAILLLAAKFGVPVCPHAGGVGLCELVRHLSMFDFVAVSGTDADRSIEWVDHLHEHFTDPAVVERGRYLAPTAPGFSARMHDATLRRFRFPDGPEWTETASE, encoded by the coding sequence ATGGCGAAGATCATCGGCATGGAGGTCCTCGACGTCCGCTTCCCGACGTCCAGGGAGCTCGACGGCTCGGACGCGATGAACCCGGACCCGGACTACTCCGCCGCCTACGTCGTGCTGCACGCCGACGAAGGCCCGGACGGCTACGGCCTCGCGTTCACCATCGGCCGCGGCAACGACGTGCAGGCCGCGGCGATCCGCGCGCTCGCCCCGCACGTCGTCGGCCGGGACGTCCCGGAGGACGCGGCCGCGCTGGGCGACCTGTCCCGCACCCTCGTCGGCGACTCGCAGTTCCGCTGGCTGGGCCCGGAAAAGGGGGTCGCGCACATGGCTGTCGGGGCCGTCGTCAACGCCGCGTGGGACCTCGCCGCCCGCCGCGCGAACCTGCCGGTCTGGCGGTTCGCGGCGCGGATGACCCCCGAGGAACTCGTGTCCCTCGTCGACTTCCGGTACCTGTCCGATGCGCTCACCGAGGCCGACGCCCTCGACATCCTGCGCCGCGCCGAGCCCGGCCGGGCCGAACGCGCCGAGCAGCTCGAAGCACACGGCTACCGCGCCTACAGCACGTCACCCGGCTGGCTCGGGTACGCGGACGCGAAACTGGTGCGGCTGGCCGAGCAGGCCGTCGCCGACGGCTTCGGGATGATCAAGCTCAAGGTCGGCGGCAACCTTGAGGACGACGTCCGCCGCATGAAGCTGGCCCGCGAGACCGTCGGGCCGGACGTCCGGATCGCCGTCGACGCCAACCAGCGCTGGGACGTCCGGGCGGCCGTCGACTGGATGACCGAGCTGGCGCCGTACGACCCGTACTGGATCGAGGAACCGACGTCCCCGGACGACGTCCTCGGCCACGCGGCGATCGCGAAAGCGCTTGCGCCCATCCGCGTCGCCACCGGTGAGCACGTCCAGAACCGCGTGGTTTTCAAGCAGCTGCTGCAGGCGAACGCGATTTCCGTGCTGCAGCTGGACGCCGCCCGCGTCGGCGGCTTCACCGAAAACCTCGCGATCCTGCTGCTCGCCGCCAAGTTCGGCGTCCCGGTGTGCCCGCACGCCGGCGGCGTCGGGCTTTGCGAGCTCGTCCGGCACCTGTCGATGTTCGACTTCGTCGCCGTGTCCGGCACCGACGCGGACCGCTCGATCGAATGGGTCGACCACCTGCACGAGCACTTCACCGACCCGGCCGTCGTCGAGCGCGGCCGGTACCTCGCCCCGACCGCACCCGGGTTCTCCGCGCGCATGCACGACGCCACGCTGCGCCGCTTCCGGTTCCCGGACGGTCCCGAGTGGACGGAGACCGCCAGTGAGTGA
- a CDS encoding fumarylacetoacetate hydrolase family protein, protein MQLVRLGEPGSERPFVRAGDGTYELGGLTADIDGGFLAADGIARVAAALAAGELPEADVAGLRVGAPIAQPGKVVCIGMNYRRHAEETGATPPTEPVVFMKAPDVVVGPGDDVLIPRGSVSTDWEVELGVVIGKTARYLESVDEALEYVAGYVVSNDVSERDLQFRAGQWDKGKSCENFNPLGPALVPASEVPDPQDLGLRLWVNGEQKQDSSTKDMIFTVAEIVHHLSQVMVLRPGDLINTGTPQGVALGQPDPKPYLRDGDVIELEIDGLGRQRQTARQA, encoded by the coding sequence GTGCAGCTTGTGCGCCTCGGAGAACCGGGAAGCGAGCGTCCGTTCGTGCGGGCCGGCGACGGCACCTACGAACTGGGCGGCCTCACCGCCGACATCGACGGCGGCTTCCTCGCCGCGGACGGGATCGCGCGCGTCGCCGCCGCGCTCGCCGCGGGTGAGCTGCCGGAGGCCGACGTGGCCGGCCTGCGCGTCGGCGCGCCGATCGCCCAGCCCGGCAAGGTCGTCTGCATCGGCATGAACTACCGCCGCCACGCCGAGGAGACCGGGGCGACCCCGCCGACCGAGCCGGTCGTCTTCATGAAGGCGCCGGACGTCGTCGTCGGCCCGGGCGACGACGTGCTCATCCCGCGCGGGTCGGTGAGCACCGACTGGGAGGTCGAGCTCGGCGTCGTCATCGGCAAGACCGCCCGTTACCTCGAGAGCGTCGACGAAGCGCTCGAATACGTCGCCGGTTACGTCGTGTCCAACGACGTCTCCGAGCGCGACCTGCAGTTCCGCGCCGGCCAGTGGGACAAGGGGAAGTCCTGCGAGAACTTCAACCCCCTCGGCCCGGCGCTGGTCCCGGCGAGCGAGGTGCCGGACCCGCAGGACCTCGGCCTGCGGCTGTGGGTCAACGGCGAGCAGAAGCAGGACTCCTCGACCAAGGACATGATCTTCACCGTGGCCGAGATCGTCCACCACCTCAGCCAGGTGATGGTGCTGCGGCCGGGCGACCTGATCAACACCGGCACCCCGCAAGGCGTCGCCCTCGGGCAGCCGGACCCGAAGCCGTACCTGCGCGACGGCGACGTCATCGAGCTCGAGATCGACGGCCTCGGACGGCAGCGCCAGACGGCGAGGCAGGCCTGA